Genomic DNA from Gorilla gorilla gorilla isolate KB3781 chromosome 13, NHGRI_mGorGor1-v2.1_pri, whole genome shotgun sequence:
agttttattatttctgttctaTGATCTGAAGTTCTaccatatgcatatattttattttaaagataaaattaattaaaaattggccaggtgcagtagctcatgtctgtaattccaggactttgggatgctgaggtgggaggatcccttgaggccaagaattcgagaccagcctggacaacatagtgagaccctgtctctacaatttttttttttttttgaaatggagattcgctcttgttgcccaggctggagtacaatggcacgatctcggctcactgcaacctccacctcccgggttcaagcgatactcagcctcccgagtagctgggattacagacgcccgccaccatgcccgcctaatttttttttgtatttttagtagagacggggttttgccatgttggccaggctggtctcgacctcccaacCTGAGGtgctccacccgcctcggcctcccagagtgctgggattacaggcgcgagccactgcgcccggcctacaaaaaatttttttaaaagctgggcacggtggtgcgtgcctatagtctaTAGGGAGCTATAGCTATAGGGAGGATAGGGAGCCCAAGCTATAGGGAGGATAGCTtgggcctaggaggttgaggctgcagtgagccaagattttgccactgtactccagcctgggcgacagagtgagatcctgtctctaagaaaatgtAATTCAAAATTTATCTAACTTAGGTGTAGGCCCACTGACATTCCACACAGGGGAGAAAATCAAGAGCTTCAAGAAACCAGTGAGTAGCCCATGTTGTAAAGCTGCTAGTACAGAGGGATAGAGGATCATATTTGAACTTGAATTGTGCCTACGTAAGAGGCTCTGACCTCTATCCTGGGATCACTGGACCTGATAAATCCACACATGGAGTGTAGAACTTGTGATCGATGATGAGTTTCTCTTCCTTTAGTCTGGTCATATGGCTCAGACTGAAATTAACTGTAAGTTCACTATGTGCCAGTCATTTAGAAGCTTCTTGTTTAAGAGTGTGGCTTGTTAGCAGCTCTAGGGGGGAATCTTTGAATCTCATTGTCACTGTGGAAAGGAAGTGTTAATGTAAGGGAGAGGAGAGCAAAGCACTTCCTTTCTCATATTGCAGAAAAATGGAATCCCACTCTTAGGTGTTAATCATGGCGTTCCGTTTTTCTCAGTGATTATCTTTCAAGTGTAGTTCTCCACCTTTCTTCTGAGAAGtagataagaaaaaaacacacagaggAGGGGGAAGCCTCATTGGGAAGCCGCTTTCAGTTGTACATTCTATTTCAGAAATGCTCTGTTGCATTCCTTTCTGTACTGGTTTTTGCCCTGCAGTCCACACCTTTAAAAAGCCTGAACCCACCTTCCTTTTGTCCTTGCATTCCAAAAGTCACTATTTACACACCCCATGTCATGAGAATGCTATGATGAGTAGGTAACATTTGCCTATTTGTTAGGTGCCAGCTGAGTTGCATTTTTATAAGTTTTGCCAATTTGAGAAAGAAGTATTTTGTCTCatgtttatgcatttatttatttttgagacaatgtctcactctgtcacccaggctggagggtagtggcacaatctcagctcattgtaaccttgacctccaggactcaagccatgctcccacctcagccccccgagtacctgggactacaggcgcccaccatcttgcctgactaatttttgtatttttagtagagacagggtttcaccatgttggccaggctggtctcgaactcctgagctcaaacgatatGCCTAActaactcggcctcccaaagtgctgggattacaggcatgaaccaccgtgcctggcctcatattGATGTTTGTTTACTGATGAagttgttaagcattttttttcttttctgtttttgagacggagtcttgctctgtcgcccaggctggagtgcaatggcgcgatctcggctcactgcaacctccgcctcccgggttcaagcgattctcctgccttggcctcccgagtagctggaattacaggctcccgccaccacgcccagctaatttttgtatttttagtagagacagggttgcaccaggtcggtcaggctgttctggaactcctgaccgcaggtgatttcacctgcctcagcctcccaaagtgctgagattacaggtgtgagccactgtgcctggcctaagcaTTTTTTCTCTACATGTAaaggctatttttatttctttttgaaagcCTCTGTTCATACATAGTCGCGTTTTTCAGTTGTTACATTTGGCTTTTATTGATTTGTGAGAGACTCTGCTgtgtatgttcttttttttttttttttttttttttttttgagacagagtcttgctgtctcctaggctggagtgcagtggtgcgatcttggctcactgcaagctccgtcctccaggttcacgccattctcctgcctcagtctcccgagtagctgggactacaggcgcccgccaccatgcccggctaattttttttttttttttgtatttttagtagagacggggtttcaccgtgttcgccaggatgatctcaatctcctgacctggtgatctgcccgccccggcctcccaaagtgctgggattacaggcgtgagccaccgcgcccggcctctgctATGTATGTTCtgagtattttttattgttttctacctcggtgttttgttttgttttgttttgttttgttttttgctgaaaAGTATTTTTTAGATATATAAAAGTTGTATTTCTTCTGTAGTTAAACCTGCGTTTCTTCTGGTATCTTTGTGTGCTTAGAAAAACCTCTAGAGGTTATTTTGGGGTATGCTGTGAAGAAGGAtctaaatttattattaattcaaaTTCTCTAAGCAGCATCTATTTCAGTAATTCTCCCCTTTTTACTTACTTGAAATGGCCCGTGAGGCCATCTCAGTCTGATTTCTACCTTGACAATCTCACGTGGCTTCTGTCCTGCCCCTTGCGCCTTGTTCCAGCTGTGCGCACACTTCCAGCACGTCCTTCCTCCCCAACCCTTTGTACGTGTGATTCCTTCTGTCTGGACAGTTTCCCTGCAGCACCCCGATACCCACATGTATCTGACTAACCTTTACTTGTCCTTTAGTTCTTATTTAAAATAGCAGTTGTTCACATAGGCTTCTCTGACCACTCCCCCATCGTGAAAGATCTCATAGCTTTTATCATGGTTTATGATGAGAGAATTAAAACTTATGGATCCCTAGTGCCTGACACTTAATACATACTTAGCCGATGAATTATAGCCCAATCACACATTTTGACATCTATAAGTTTGGttgtatttgtctatttctaaaatttctttagTATTCTAGATCTGCACTATCCAGTTTGGTGGCCGCTGACCACAGGCGACTATTGAGCGCATGGAATGTGGTTAGTCCAAACCGAGCCATGCTGTGTGTAAAATACACATCAGATTTCAGAGACTTAGtgtgaaaataatgtaaaatgtctCAACTTTCTGATATTGATTACGTGCTGCAGTGATGTATTgggttatataaaatattactacaatttatttttttaacttttaaaaaatgtagctaCTAGAAAGCACTAAATTACACATGCAGTGTCTTATATTTATGTTGGACCACAATGTTctagatgaattttaaaatcattttttcggGTTTCTAAGAAAAGATTTCATCAGGCtatgttatatttataaattaattttgggGGAGAGTGTCTCTCTTCACAGTATTGAATCATCCTGCCAGAAGCATGTTCTCTCTCTTCATTTATACAGGCTtttgtccatattaaaatgagttgtatttttcttgttgacCCTGTTTTTTGCTTATCTTCCCCCACCCCTAGGTATTTTCTGGTTCCTGTTGCTATATTGTTGGTTGCACCTTATTGTCATTATCTTACCtgtttttatgtataattttttgaaaCCCTCTACTTAGTAGATGCCTATTCTGACATTTTCCAAGTGATTCTCTTGGGTTTTCTCTGTAAATAATCTGCATATTATATCTGCATGtaatagtaattttatttcttttttaatggctacTTGCCTTAATGTTACTTTGGCTAGAAGTTCTAAAATAATGTTAAGTGAGAGTCGTGATGGCAGATAACCTTGTATATCTTCCCAGGCACTGATGGGAATGACTGTACTAAAGTTTTACCAAAGTGTGCTCCAGGGAACACTCATTCTTGGGAATATTAATATGTGTACCTTGAGAGAACAGTTCCACCATTAAATGAGTTTGCGAACTGCTGAGTTAAGCAGGATTCTTGTCCGCAGGACTTTTCTGATGGGATATTATGCTAATGTGTGTTTTAATCCCTAGGAGGTGAGGATATTGGGGCTAGCTATTGGGCTTGGGTTCTACTAAATGCATTTTGGGAAATGCAGACatcatgtttcctttttttttttccttccttccttccccccttcccctcttccccccttcccccttccccgttcccccctttcccccttccccccttccccttccttccttcttttccctgtTAAGTATACCAACATATGCAGTGTTTCCTTTTTAAGGATGATGTTGCTATTGGTTTGTAGTAGATACACTTTATTGTATTAAGAAAGTATTGTTCTGTTTCTAGCCTATTGAGTATTTTTGCCTTACTCTGAAAGGGCATTTAACTTTTTCTCACATGCATTTTTGACATAGTATTGATTTGGTCATATGGGTTTTCTCCTGTACTTATTGATGTTGCAAATtatattcatctatttatttctgAAGATGTAGACATCCTTACATTTGTGAAGCAGCTGTTCTTGgtcataatatattattttaataggttGTATTTGCTAGCATTTCTGTTAGGactttaaaatctatttatttagatGAAGTAgacagttttcttctttctgctattTGTCATCTTCTGGTATCAGATTTGTGCCATATGAACTGAGATgctttaaatgtttttacatGCATCTAGAACAGTGTGAACGGCCTGAAGATCATTTGTGCCTTGGCACTTCTGTTTCTTATTTAGTTCTGCCAATTTATGTTATCctaaaaatatgttcatttcaTACAGATTTCAAATTGATTTCAATCATAAATCTAGGATAAATAAGGGCACAGTATTCCTCTTCGACTAAAATGTTTTAACTCAAATTTCgatgtgataaaaaaaaattcgGACATGATCTAGGCACATTTAACTGATCCTTTCCTGTGAGAGCCTTAGATTTAGTTGCACGTTATCttgtcttaaaatttaaaaattccatctGTGATTATGTGCTGTTTTTCTGTATTAGTTATTTTCCTACTGTCTTTGGGcatcatttgtttttccttttctgaccTCCTGAGTTCAGTCATTTCACttgtttttagtatttattgtttAATGGTAAAAACTCTTAAGGCACTGACTTTTCCTGTtacagctttttgttgttgttgttgttgtttttcaaaactcccaacatttcattttgaaaaacctCAAACAGAAAAGGTGAGAAAATTTCACAATAAGTGCCCAGATATCCACCATGTAGACTCtacaattgttaacattttactgtGTTTGCTTTATCACATATCTGTCCATCTCTTTTTTGGAGATACATTCTCAAGTAAGTTGAAGACATGAGTAAACTTCACTCCTAAACCCAGATTTTACGTGTTTTCTCATTGTCTAAgtagttttattccatttagatttttttctgatcTAATACTTAGGAGGTGTTTACATTTCTGTTGGtcaggttttaaaatataattgttagATCtggttttgttgtgtttctgtcaGAGGATGGAGCCGGGGCTATATATACTTAAGTAGTTCTGAGCAGTCTGGTGCTGCAGATTTTAGGCCACAGGAAGGAAACCTGTTGTAGGTGTGCCGCAGCTGTGAGCGCTAGTAGAAGGTGATTCCTTTTGATGTGTCCATCACCCTTTCACTCCTGTTGTCTAAAATAACTACTGTTTAAAAACACTGTCTTGgcagagcgcggtggctcacgcctgttatctcagcactttgggaggccgtggcaggcagatcacttgaggtcaggagttcgagaccagcctggctaacatggtgaaaccccatctctactgaaaatacaaaaactagctgggtgtggtggtgcacgcctgtagtccagctactcaggaggctgaggcaggaggatcacttgaacccaggaggcagatgttgcagtgagccaagatcatgccattgcactccggacgacagagcgagactccatctgtaaaaataaaataaaaataaataaaataaaatattgtctaaaataactcttcactggtcgggtgtggcagctcacacttgcaatcctagcactttgggaagctgaggtgggaggatcacaagctcaggagttcaagaccagcctgggcaacataatgagacctcatctctaataaaaaatagtaataataggcCGGTGTGGTGACTCTTGCCTGTAataccaggactttgggaggccaaggggagcagatcacctgaggtcaggagttcgagaccagcctggacaacatggtgaaatcccgtctcttctaaaaatacaaaaagtaactgggcatggtagcgcatgcctgtaatcccagctattcgggaggctgaggcatgagaattgcttgaacctaggaggcggaggtttcagtgagccgagatcacgccactgcactccagcctgtgcagcagagcaagattctgtctcaaaaaaaaaaaagtaataataactcTTCACTGAAGGAGACTGAGCATAGTAAGTCTCAGCCAAAGCAACCCAACCCAAAAGAGATATAAAGGTGTACAGAGCTGAAGGGCAAACACACAAATCAAGACAATAATACTGAAAAGGGTTTAGCTCCATTTATTGTATCCAGTGTGCTACAGTGTTGAAAAATACCAATCAGAAATACAGAAGTAAGGTAGAACATTTTTAGAtggatttagttttgtttttgtttttttttttttagaaggagtctcactctgtcccctaggctggggtgcagtggtgtgctctcggctcactgcaacctctgccttctgaggtcaagcgattcacctgttgcagcctcccaagtagctggaattacaggtgcacaacaccacaccaggctaatttttgtatttttagtacagatggggttttaccttgttggccaggttggtttcaaactcctgacctcaagtgatccgcctgcctcggcctcccaaagtgctgggattataggtgtaagccactgcgcctggcctgaatttaGTTATTTTTCACAAAGTACTTCAAACCCTCAAAAGTACTTGAAATGGggaaatatttttcctaaaaggAGACCAATTTCTCAGTCAGAGCCAAAATAGTCCTACtatgtgtaaaatattttacttttgatcAAGATGAATATTAGGCAATTATGACATTAGGCTAATTGATCATTAGTTTATTTGGCTTTAGGTGAATTAACCAAAACATGAAAGACTAAAACAAGGGGAAGAATGCTTCAGGTAGATTTTAGGAGGTATGATAGCCACGATGGTATTGTCATTGTAAGCTTGTGTTTATGCCACTTGTACTTAGTGAGGAGTCATTGGTGAATGATGCAAACTCTCTCTCTCCGCAGAGTACGCTTCATGTCAGTAGAAATGGACAGCAGCAGTTTTATTCAGTTTGATGTGCCCGAGTACAGCAGCACCGTTCTGAGCCAGCTAAACGAACTCCGCCTGCAGGGGAAACTATGTGACATCATTGTACACATTCAGGGTCAGCCATTCCGAGCCCACAAAGCAGTCCTTGCTGCCAGCTCCCCATATTTCCGGGACCATTCAGCGTTAAGTACCATGAGTGGCTTGTCAATATCAGTGATTAAAAATCCCAATGTGTTTGAGcagttgctttctttttgttacaCTGGAAGAATGTCCTTGCAGCTGAAGGATGTTGTCAGTTTTCTGACTGCAGCCAGCTTTCTTCAGATGCAGTGTGTCATTGACAAGTGCACGCAGATCCTAGAGAGCATCCATTCCAAAATCAGCGTTGGAGATGTTGACTCTGTTACCGTTGGTGCTGAAGAGAATCCCGAGAGTCGAAACGGAGTGAAAGACAGCAGCTTCTTTGCCAACCCAGTGGAGATCTCTCCTCCATATTGCTCTCAGGGACGGCAGCCTACCGCAAGCAGTGACCTCCGGATGGAGACGACCCCCAGCAAAGCTTTGCGCAGCCGCTTACAGGAGGAGGGGCACTCAGACCGCGGGAGCAGTGGGAGCGTTTCTGAATATGAGATTCAGATAGAGGGAGACCATGAGCAAGGAGACCTATTGGTGAGGGAGAGCCAGATCACCGAGGTGAAAGTGAAGATGGAGAAGTCCGACCGGCCCAGCTGTTCCGACAGCTCCTCCCTGGGTGACGATGGGTACCACACCGAGATGGTTGATGGGGAACAAGTTGTGGCAGTGAATGTGGGCTCCTATGGTTCTGTGCTCCAGCACGCATACTCCTATTCCCAAGCAGCCTCACAGCCAACCAATGTATCAGAAGCTTTTGGAAGTTTGAGTAATTCCAGCCCATCCAGGTCCATGCTGAGCTGTTTCCGAGGAGGGCGTGCCCGCCAGAAGCGGGCTTTGTCTGTCCACCTGCACAGTGACCTGCAGGGCCTGGTGCAGGGCTCTGACAGTGAAGCCATGATGAACAACCCCGGGTATGAGAGCAGTCCCCGGGAGAGGAGTGCGAGAGGGCATTGGTACCCGTACAATGAGAGGTTGATCTGTATTTACTGTGGAAAGTCCTTCAACCAGAAAGGAAGCCTTGATAGGCACATGCGACTCCATATGGGAATCACCCCCTTTGTGTGCAAGTTCTGTGGGAAGAAGTACACACGGAAGGACCAACTGGAGTACCACATCCGGGGCCATACAGATGATAAACCATTCCGCTGTGAGATCTGCGGGAAGTGCTTTCCATTCCAAGGTACCCTCAACCAGCACTTGCGGAAAAACCACCCAGGCGTTGCTGAAGTTAGGAGTCGCATTGAGTCCCCCGAGAGAACAGATGTGTACGTGGAACAGAAACTAGAAAATGACGCATCAGCCTCAGAGATGGGCCTAGATTCCCGGATGGAAATTCACACAGTGTCTGATGCTCCCGATTAAGATGGTAAAGAAGTGCACCCAAACAAAGCACATTAATCAATGCATATTTGTGATTTGCTTTGTTGTAATCTTTGGTTTTCCCAACCATCTGGAAATCTCTTGGTCTCTTGGCAGTTTTTCTAAAGTTTCTGGATGGAACACTTCGTTGTGTTTATCCtttcccctgccctccctccccgaAGGAGCTCAAAGCATGAAGGGCAACGCATCCAGGGAAAACACTGGCTGACAGTATTCCTCTTTGGCTGAACTCTTCTTAATCCAAAATCTGCCAGTGATTTAGCTATGCCAACTGGTTGACCCTCCATTCTCTGCCAAGAGGCATACTCTCTCTCATTGTGTGCGCTGGCAGCAGTGCACTTCCACGGAGGGAGATTAGGATGCCGTCAGCTGATACAAATGGGTAaccttttctaatttaaaattccttttagGGGGTAGTTagacaatttatatatatatataataaaactattatatatatagtatatatacattttcaaatttgattttattCTGGTTGAGGTGAATGTAAGaggaatatataatttaatacaatGTGAACAGGGCTTCTGAGTCTATCTCATCCCTACCTAATATGTTAGGGTTTTGCCCCTTCATTTCCCTTACAAAAGAATGTTAGTAGGTTTATATTAATCATTGTGTCCAAAAGCAAGCAAAGCAAATCACAGTGTTCACAGCTCTGCTTCATAACAAATACATAAACCAAATGCCATAAAATTTCTTCAACTCTAGTTGGAAACCGTTTGGAATTTTTGTTAGTTGTCCAGCAGGTAAGCTGGATGACCTGTGGTGCTGACCTTTTTACATAGTGTAGTGTTATATTAGCCAACCCCAAAGGAGCAGTGGTTTTCAAGGTTTTTACTGGCCTACAAATCTACCTTCATTCCGTACTGTAGAAACATACATACCAGGTAACTAAATCGAATCACTCTCTATCATGAGTTAGTACTCACTCGCACTTAAGGAAAGGGATTTGTAGTTCTGTCTACAAAATTCTCCAAGCagtgttgtggttttttttgtttttgttttttttctttctcttttcaaacaGCCAGTTCAGGTGCACAGCAACTTTTTCTACATGCAGTTCCCAGGGAAACTGCAGAACTTAGaatttgtactttttgtaaagCTATACTCTATGGGAATTGCAAGCAATATATCTATCTTAGTATTGTGTGTGCTAATGAGAGCCTCAGTGGCTCCCCCACTCTCTCAGTGTTTCCTGCTTAAAGAACCAACAGTTTAAAAGCCCTCTAAGATACTCTGTGTGTCACCAAATCTGTGTGTCACCATTTTTTTGGTCATGTGGTGCTATTTTTGTTAAGTGTCTTTTTAGGTCAGTATAGTTGTAGAAAATGTGAAATCTGATGGTAATGATGAATTATAATTGTTTTCCTCTCTTGAGTTCATAGCTTGAAAAGAGACCTCAAAAGCATGTGCTGGCAAACACgttactgtatgaaaagatacCTGAGTCCATTTGAATAATGTTTTATTAGTACTTTCGGAAATGTCTTCAGTTCTGTCTTGTGTTCACATACACAAACAGGCTTTACAAGATTGCTTCGGTACTGTAAACTCTGGCAGAGAGTAATTTTGTAGGCAGTTTGGTGGTGAGTTTGTGCTGCAGGCTGCCTGTGGGATGTCAGCGTTCTGGTATCTGCCTGAGAACCTGGGCTCTGAGACGCACAACCAGTGCACCTCCATAGGAGAACAGTGCAGCCACCTAAAAGAAAAACGAACGAAGGACCAGCCTCAGAGGCTAGAAGTTAAAGGAATACAGAATTAGATGTTTGCTGGTTTTCTGTGCTTTTTTGGCTCCTAAAATACCAATGgtggatttgtttttgtttttttttttttgttttgagaaaaaaaaaagtcattcaagCCCTTTGTGTGTAATAGCCCCCAGGGGTGGCAGCTGTGCAGTCGCATCTCTTTAGCACACAGGATCTGTTCACGTGTGAACTGCTGCGCTACACATCAGTGTTAACTCCCTACAGATTACACTCTAATCCCGCTGCTCCCGAGGAGCGGCTTTGCTAAATCGGGTATATAGTATATGCCTTTTTCCTCGTCAAACTGCCTAAGTAGGGGTTCGTTCTCTCCCTGAAGCACGTGTTCAACTCCTGTTAAAGCCGCGTGCCTCAAGGGGAGGCTGGACCCCAAGTGTTTACCCACTTAAATATGTTCTGGGGTTTCAGGTAAatgtttgtggggttttttttccttacatgaataagtttggttttgattttttttaattgaatgcaAAAAATTTGTGTTGTGATACAAATTAAGTTTGTGACAAGAAATGCCCAAATCCAAGGACATAAGAGGTCAAGCTCAGGGAAGGAACCTCCTTTTCACTCAGGCTTGGGGCCTTCAGCGAGGTCTCCAGAGCATTCCATGGTATGAGAGACAGTGAGGAGGGAGGGCACCTGGCGCGGGCACCTCCAGCGTCCTGGCTCTTGGCATTGTCCGTCTTAACCTTATTTACATGGAGTTCTTTGTATTTGTGAATCTGTTTAACTGGTTTGAGTTTACCAAAGAGTGACTTATCCAAAATTGTCTTTGACAAAAATatccattgctttgattgtacAGTTCAGGTTCAAACATTGTAATGGGACTGTTAAGGGGCAGAAAATTGATTGAGTTTCTCTCTAAGAATCATGATTCCACATTTTGCAAGTTCCACTTGCTCCCATTCATGTTGCTAACACTTTACCCTTTCCACTGCTCGCAGTGTTAAGAATGAATTCTCAAGCCATAACACAGTACTGTAAAGTTCCGCAGGGCTTCGAGGGAGGCAGCGCCTAGGCCAGCACGGAGCTGTGTAGCCTCTCTGAGCGTTCGCACTGTCATGCTTCCCAGGGGTGTGACTGGTGAGAGATTAACTCCATTCAGATCGGGCAGCAGCAATTAATTGTGCCTTGCCGCATGAGGATGTGTCAGGAGGATTAACATGACCACAGAACCGAAACATTCTCTCCCTGAAGTTCACTTCACGTCTCCGCAGACGAAGTACGCTGTGTAACTCCTTAGAGCAACTCTTTTTGGAAAGCAAAGTCCCTATTTCTGTACAGTTTTAGGTTAGGTGTTTCATTTATAACAGATGCAGAAATCAATTAAGATAAAGTGATATGTGAAGAAATCTTTTACAGTAAAATATATCCTGAATTCATATAGGCTTGTTCATAATTGAGTCTCTTCTTGAGCTACCTTTTCAATATTAGACAATGTGAAGACAGTGACAGCGTCCTTTTCTAGAGATATTTAGCCTGTTATTACAAACTGTGAAGACaaagaattttatacttttactaaTGTTTGTGGTTTTAAACAGTTATTTTCATTCTAATCAGTTCTCTACCCTCTAATTTCTACTAAAGCTGtaaatacatttagaaattaTATTTGTAAATACAGTATATGGAGACAAGTTAATTTTTTGGTCAGTGGAAAAAGCCTCCCAACCAATTGGCCCTGCCTTGGcagttgtgttttttgttgttgtttttttttttttagtttagttttttttttttttaaacagcagaaAGGATACTGTCGGTTCACTGTTGAGCAGAATATACTGTAGAAcgaaaatgataatttttaaatcttccagAGCATGAGTAAATGTCTTTTCTAATGATAGCAAATATAACCAACTCTTTGTTTTTCCCTTAGCCCAGACCATATAGACCTGCgtattttgtgtgtggttttgtttttatttttgttcttacaGCCTAGACCCTAGGAAAAATTTGCAGGAACACGAAACAAGGGCTGGGGGGAAAATCATCTATGTGAATGAGCTTTACTTTAAAGAGatcaatgtattttattttatcaacttTTTCTCTTAGTTactgtgatttttgttgttgttgtcctcGTTATTGTTAAATTCTGTAATGGTTTCCTGTGAAGCCTCCACTGAAAGGGACTCAAATATGCAACACCTAAACTATTTTCCAAGGGCACATGCCCCTTGAATGGTGCTTCTAGACTGGTCAgggttatttattaaattttatatatgaaagTATTGGGGAATTATGTAAATTCTTTA
This window encodes:
- the ZBTB34 gene encoding zinc finger and BTB domain-containing protein 34 isoform X2, translated to MSVEMDSSSFIQFDVPEYSSTVLSQLNELRLQGKLCDIIVHIQGQPFRAHKAVLAASSPYFRDHSALSTMSGLSISVIKNPNVFEQLLSFCYTGRMSLQLKDVVSFLTAASFLQMQCVIDKCTQILESIHSKISVGDVDSVTVGAEENPESRNGVKDSSFFANPVEISPPYCSQGRQPTASSDLRMETTPSKALRSRLQEEGHSDRGSSGSVSEYEIQIEGDHEQGDLLVRESQITEVKVKMEKSDRPSCSDSSSLGDDGYHTEMVDGEQVVAVNVGSYGSVLQHAYSYSQAASQPTNVSEAFGSLSNSSPSRSMLSCFRGGRARQKRALSVHLHSDLQGLVQGSDSEAMMNNPGYESSPRERSARGHWYPYNERLICIYCGKSFNQKGSLDRHMRLHMGITPFVCKFCGKKYTRKDQLEYHIRGHTDDKPFRCEICGKCFPFQGTLNQHLRKNHPGVAEVRSRIESPERTDVYVEQKLENDASASEMGLDSRMEIHTVSDAPD
- the ZBTB34 gene encoding zinc finger and BTB domain-containing protein 34 isoform X1, with protein sequence MEECKSRVRFMSVEMDSSSFIQFDVPEYSSTVLSQLNELRLQGKLCDIIVHIQGQPFRAHKAVLAASSPYFRDHSALSTMSGLSISVIKNPNVFEQLLSFCYTGRMSLQLKDVVSFLTAASFLQMQCVIDKCTQILESIHSKISVGDVDSVTVGAEENPESRNGVKDSSFFANPVEISPPYCSQGRQPTASSDLRMETTPSKALRSRLQEEGHSDRGSSGSVSEYEIQIEGDHEQGDLLVRESQITEVKVKMEKSDRPSCSDSSSLGDDGYHTEMVDGEQVVAVNVGSYGSVLQHAYSYSQAASQPTNVSEAFGSLSNSSPSRSMLSCFRGGRARQKRALSVHLHSDLQGLVQGSDSEAMMNNPGYESSPRERSARGHWYPYNERLICIYCGKSFNQKGSLDRHMRLHMGITPFVCKFCGKKYTRKDQLEYHIRGHTDDKPFRCEICGKCFPFQGTLNQHLRKNHPGVAEVRSRIESPERTDVYVEQKLENDASASEMGLDSRMEIHTVSDAPD